One Polaribacter sp. SA4-12 genomic window carries:
- a CDS encoding winged helix-turn-helix transcriptional regulator → MYKFKGKEYPCCASLTMGVIGGKWKTVILFHLINRTLRYNELRKEMPTVTERTLSLQLKNLEEDGIVKRKVYTSKPPLKVEYSLSDFGKTLIPLIKSIADWGVFVVEKKGGIVV, encoded by the coding sequence ATGTATAAATTTAAAGGAAAAGAATACCCTTGTTGCGCAAGTTTAACCATGGGTGTAATTGGTGGAAAATGGAAAACTGTTATTTTATTTCATTTGATAAATCGCACGCTTAGATACAACGAATTAAGAAAGGAAATGCCAACTGTTACAGAGCGCACTTTAAGCTTACAATTAAAGAATCTGGAAGAAGATGGAATTGTAAAAAGAAAAGTATATACCTCTAAGCCTCCTTTAAAAGTGGAATATTCGTTATCCGATTTTGGAAAAACGTTAATTCCGTTAATTAAGTCTATTGCAGACTGGGGTGTTTTTGTTGTTGAGAAAAAGGGGGGAATTGTAGTATAA